One window of the Xiphophorus couchianus chromosome 12, X_couchianus-1.0, whole genome shotgun sequence genome contains the following:
- the fzd10 gene encoding frizzled-10 encodes MCSAVIPVPLLLLLLLWSRGSSSISSIDPDWSGEGRCQHINIPMCKDIGYNMTRMPNLMGHDDQKEAALKLQEFATLIQFGCHSHLKFFLCSLHAPMCTEQVSNPIPACRVMCEQVKLKCSPILERFNFPWPDSLDCSRLPTKNDPNNLCMEAPNNGSDEPPKVSHTQPPDFRPQQPLSGQDLHLKDSGSKQMCNPGKFHFVEKSQSCAPKCCPKVDVYWSQGDKQFSLVWMAIWSILCFVSSAFTVLTFLIDPQRFKYPERPIIFLSMSYCVYSVGYLIRLFVGADRIACDRDNGVQYIIQEGLESTGCTIVFLILYYFGMASSLWWVILTLTWFLAAGKKWGHEAIEANSSYFHLAAWAIPAIKTIMILVMRKVAGDELTGVCYVGSMDVKALTGFVLIPLSCYLIIGTSFLLSGFVALFHIRKIMKTEGENTDKLEKLMVRIGIFSVLYTVPATCVIACYFYERLNMDYWRILAEEQKCVDRSGPESDECIMKASIPAVEIFMVKVFMLLVVGITSGMWIWTSKTLQSWQNVFSRKLKKRTRRKAASVFTSSRPYIKPHPSLKGQNTKYEPTRQPPTCV; translated from the coding sequence ATGTGTTCAGCTGTGATCCCggtgcctctgctgctgctgctgctgctgtggagcAGGGGCAGCTCCTCCATCAGCTCTATCGATCCTGACTGGTCAGGAGAGGGAAGATGCCAGCACATCAACATCCCTATGTGCAAGGACATTGGCTACAATATGACTCGCATGCCAAACCTCATGGGTCATGATGATCAGAAAGAGGCTGCGCTGAAGCTGCAGGAGTTCGCAACGCTCATCCAGTTCGGATGCCACAGTCACCTCAAATTCTTCCTTTGTTCGCTACATGCTCCCATGTGCACAGAGCAGGTGTCCAACCCCATCCCAGCGTGCAGGGTCATGTGCGAGCAGGTCAAGCTGAAGTGCTCCCCGATCCTGGAGAGGTTTAATTTCCCCTGGCCCGACTCTTTGGACTGTTCGCGCCTTCCGACCAAAAATGACCCAAACAACCTCTGCATGGAGGCACCCAACAACGGATCGGACGAGCCCCCCAAAGTGTCCCACACTCAGCCTCCAGATTTTAGGCCGCAGCAGCCTCTGAGTGGGCAGGACCTGCACCTTAAGGACAGCGGTAGCAAGCAGATGTGCAATCCCGGCAAGTTCCACTTTGTGGAAAAAAGCCAGTCTTGTGCCCCAAAGTGCTGCCCCAAAGTGGATGTTTACTGGAGTCAGGGAGACAAGCAGTTCTCCCTGGTGTGGATGGCCATCTGGTCCATCCTCTGTTTTGTCTCCAGTGCCTTTACCGTTCTTACTTTCCTCATCGACCCGCAGAGGTTCAAGTACCCCGAGAGGCCGATCATCTTCCTCTCCATGTCCTACTGTGTTTACTCCGTGGGCTACCTCATTCGGCTTTTTGTGGGAGCTGACAGAATAGCCTGTGACAGAGACAATGGCGTGCAGTATATAATTCAGGAGGGCCTGGAGAGCACCGGCTGCACCATAGTGTTCCTCATCCTGTATTATTTTGGCATGGCCAGTTCCCTCTGGTGGGTTATCCTGACTCTAACTTGGTTCCTCGCTGCCGGGAAGAAGTGGGGCCACGAGGCCATCGAGGCCAACAGCAGCTACTTCCACCTGGCGGCGTGGGCCATCCCGGCCATAAAGACCATCATGATACTGGTGATGAGGAAGGTGGCCGGCGACGAACTGACGGGCGTTTGCTACGTGGGCAGCATGGACGTCAAAGCTCTCACGGGGTTTGTGCTCATTCCTCTTTCCTGCTACCTCATCATCGGTACATCGTTCCTGCTCTCCGGCTTCGTGGCCCTCTTCCACATCAGGAAGATCATGAAAACCGAGGGGGAGAACACGGATAAGCTCGAGAAGCTGATGGTGCGCATCGGCATCTTCTCCGTCCTCTACACCGTCCCCGCCACCTGCGTCATCGCCTGCTACTTCTACGAGAGACTCAACATGGACTACTGGCGCATCCTCGCGGAGGAGCAGAAGTGCGTGGACAGGAGCGGGCCGGAGTCGGACGAGTGCATCATGAAGGCCTCGATCCCCGCCGTGGAAATCTTCATGGTGAAGGTCTTCATGCTGCTGGTGGTGGGCATCACGAGCGGTATGTGGATCTGGACCTCGAAGACGCTGCAGTCGTGGCAGAACGTGTTCAGCAGGAAGCTGAAgaagaggacgaggaggaaggCGGCCAGCGTCTTCACCAGCAGCAGGCCTTACATCAAGCCTCATCCGTCCCTCAAAGGACAGAACACCAAGTACGAGCCTACGCGGCAGCCCCCGACATGCGTGTGA
- the piwil1 gene encoding piwi-like protein 1, which produces MTGRARARSRGRARGQETAAPGATQAHEVAPSPPPPAEGELVGRGRQKGAPGAIAREAVLQISTGFQQVKLGERGGRRRDFHDIGVYTRQAMEHVKESKTGTSGAAIKLTANFFRILSRPQWILYQYHVDFKPPMESRRLRSALLFQHSEVLGTARNFDGALLFLPHRLHSKETVLYSETRNKEKVLITVTLTNELPPTSPVCIQFYNLIFRRILRVLNMQQIGRNYYNPNEPHEIRQHRLTIWPGYSTTILNYESSIMMCTDVSHKVLRSDTVLDLMISLRQQCGRERYTDICAKELIGQIILTKYNNKTYRVDDIAWDHTPNNTFTRGDTEISFKNYYKNQYGLDIIDTNQVLLVSHVKKMGPAGAPPPGPAMLVPELCYLTGLTDKMRNDFTIMKELSTHTRLSPDQRERQLNRFITSIHKNADAQSEMSKWGLSFDEKLLSLTGRVLGGERIFQGSRSYDYNPQSADWSREMRGIPVISAPPLDNWLLFHSRRNSNEAQSLLQTLHKVSGPIGIRMQRPIIIEFEDNQLSLLKALQHNVGPQTQMVVVVLPNSNKDKYDSIKKFLCVDYPTPSQCVVARTLSRPQALMTVATKIALQMACKMGGELWSVEIPLKQLMIVGIDCYHDTSAGKRSIGALVASLNPTMSRWYSKCVLQHKGQEIMDGLKMALTGALKDYLKFNNCLPSRIIVYRDGVGDGQLQSVVNYEVAQMMDSIKSLGENYEPKLSVVVVKKRISSRFFTMIGDKFTNPPPGTVIDTEVTRPEWYDFYIVSQSVRSGSVSPTHYNVVYDTSGLKPDHMQRLTYKLCHLYYNWQGIIRVPAPCQYGHKLAFLVGQSIHKQPSVKLDDYLFYL; this is translated from the exons ATGACCGGTCGTGCACGAGCAAGATCAAGAGGCAGAGCACGCGGTCAGGAGACGGCGGCGCCCGGAGCG ACCCAGGCCCATGAGGTGGCACCATCACCTCCCCCTCCAGCAGAGGGCGAGCTGGTTGGCCGAGGCAGACAGAAGGGTGCTCCTGGAGCTATAGCCAGAGAAG CTGTTCTGCAGATCTCAACTGGATTTCAGCAAGTGAAGCTTGGAGAACGAGGTGGACGCCGACGGGACTTTCATGACATAGGAGTATACACCAGACAGGCGATGGAACATGTGAAGGAATCAAAGACTG GAACATCCGGTGCCGCCATCAAGTTGACTGCAAACTTCTTCCGGATCCTGTCTCGCCCTCAGTGGATTCTGTATCAGTACCATGTGGACTTCAAACCCCCGATGGAGTCTAGGCGCCTGAGATCAGCCCTCCTTTTCCAGCACTCAGAGGTCCTTGGTACAGCTCGGAACTTCGATGGCGCTCTGCTCTTCCTGCCTCACAGACTGCACAGCAAG GAGACTGTCCTCTATAGTGAGACAAGGAATAAGGAGAAGGTTTTGATAACCGTCACCTTGACAAACGAGTTGCCACCCACATCACCAGTGTGCATTCAGTTTTACAACCTCATCTTCAGACG GATCCTGAGAGTTCTGAACATGCAGCAGATTGGACGCAACTACTACAACCCCAATGAGCCACATGAGATCCGACAGCACAG actgaCAATTTGGCCGGGGTACTCCACCACCATCCTCAATTATGAGTCCTCCATCATGATGTGCACCGACGTGAGTCACAAGGTGCTTCGTAGTGACACGGTGCTCGACCTCATGATCAGCCTGAGGCAGCAGTGTGGAAGAGAACGCTACACTGACATCTGTGCCAAGGAGCTTATTGGTCAGATCATTCTCACAAA gtaCAACAACAAAACCTACAGGGTTGATGACATTGCCTGGGATCACACTCCCAACAACACTTTCACTAGAGGAGACACAGAAATCTCTTTTAAGAACTACTACAAGAAC CAATACGGTCTGGACATCATTGATACGAACCAGGTGCTGCTGGTTAGCCATGTGAAGAAGATGGGCCCTGCTGGAGCGCCCCCTCCTGGCCCTGCTATGCTCGTGCCAGAGCTGTGCTACCTCACAG GGTTGACTGATAAGATGCGGAATGACTTTACCATAATGAAGGAGTTGAGCACGCACACCAGACTGAGCCCAGACCAGAGGGAGAGACAGCTCAACAGATTTATAACAAGCATTCACAA GAACGCTGATGCGCAGTCAGAGATGTCGAAATGGGGACTCAGCTTTGACGAGAAACTTCTGAGTCTGACTGGCAGAGTCCTTGGAGGAGAGAGGATTTTCCAAGGATCAAGATCC TATGATTACAATCCCCAATCAGCTGACTGGTCCAGAGAGATGCGTGGGATACCTGTGATAAGCGCTCCCCCACTGGACAACTGGCTCTTGTTCCACTCCCGCCGAAACAGCAATGAAGCGCAGTCCCTCCTGCAAACCCTGCACAAAGTCTCGGGGCCCATCGGCATCCGGATGCAAAGGCCTATAAT AATTGAGTTTGAAGACAATCAGCTATCTCTCCTCAAAGCTCTGCAGCACAACGTGGGACCACAGACTCAAATG GTGGTGGTTGTACTTCCCAACAGCAACAAGGACAAGTACGACAGCATTAAGAAGTTCCTTTGTGTGGACTATCCAACTCCCAGCCAGTGTGTGGTGGCCCGCACCCTCAGCCGACCTCAGGCGCTCATGACCGTGGCAACGAAGATCGCCCTGCAGATGGCCTGCAAAATGGGAGGAGAGCTGTGGAGTGTGGAGATCCCT CTCAAACAGCTGATGATTGTGGGCATTGACTGCTACCATGACACGTCTGCTGGGAAGCGGTCTATCGGCGCTCTGGTGGCAAGCCTCAACCCGACCATGAGCAG ATGGTACTCAAAGTGTGTCCTGCAGCACAAAGGTCAGGAAATAATGGATGGACTGAAAATGGCCCTGACTG GTGCCCTGAAAGACTACCTGAAGTTCAATAACTGCCTGCCATCTCGCATCATTGTGTATCGGGATGGAGTAGGAGACGGCCAGTTGCAAAGTGTCGTCAACTACGAGGTGGCTCAGATGATGGACTCGATCAAGTCCCTGGGGGAGAACTATGA GCCCAAGTTGAGTGTGGTGGTGGTCAAGAAGCGCATCAGCAGCAGGTTTTTCACCATGATCGGCGACAAGTTCACCAACCCACCACCGGGCACCGTCATTGACACAGAGGTCACCCGTCCAGAGTG GTACGACTTCTACATTGTGAGCCAGTCTGTCCGATCCGGAAGCGTTTCACCCACTCACTACAACGTCGTCTACGACACCAGCGGACTGAAGCCTGACCACATGCAGCGGCTCACGTACAAGCTCTGTCACTTGTACTACAACTGGCAG GGAATCATCCGTGTTCCTGCTCCCTGCCAGTACGGCCATAAGCTGGCTTTCCTGGTTGGGCAGAGCATTCACAAGCAGCCCAGCGTCAAGCTTGACGACTACCTTTTCTATCTTTAA